The proteins below are encoded in one region of Oncorhynchus tshawytscha isolate Ot180627B linkage group LG04, Otsh_v2.0, whole genome shotgun sequence:
- the LOC112249733 gene encoding transmembrane protein 208 — MAPKGKVGTKGKKQIYEENEATLKFYTRVILGANAIYTALNLLVFYSSSTFWTWFALVFALAVCVGSYRAMSAMAQAVFGEDGSLLDGGIDLNMEQGMAEHLKDVILLTAILQVLSTISSCFWYLWLLAPARAMFLLWVNFLGPWFSAETPGAAPEEVNEKKQRRQERRQMKRF; from the exons ATGGCG CCCAAAGGTAAGGTCGGAACTAAAGGCAAGAAGCAAATCTACGAGGAGAATGAGGCGACACTCAAGTTCTACACCAGAGTAATCTTGGGAGCCAAC GCGATATACACTGCGTTAAACCTCTTGGTCTTCTATAGCTCTTCAACGTTTTGGACATGG TTTGCGCTGGTGTTTGCcctggcagtgtgtgtgggcAGTTACCGCGCCATGTCTGCCATGGCCCAAGCAGTGTTTGGTGAGGATGGGAGTCTGCTCGACGGTGGAATAGATCTGAACATGGAGCAGGGGATGGCAGA GCATCTGAAGGATGTTATCCTGCTAACTGCTATATTACAAGTGCTCAGCACCATCTCCTCCTGCTTCTGGTACCTTTGGCTGCTG gccccGGCCCGAGCAATGTTCCTGCTGTGGGTGAACTTCCTAGGCCCCTGGTTTTCGGCCGAGACCCCTGGTGCAGCCCCAGAGGAGGTGAATGAGAAGAAGCAGAGACGACAGGAGCGCAGACAGATGAAGAGATTCTAA
- the LOC112248972 gene encoding katanin p80 WD40 repeat-containing subunit B1-like isoform X2 — translation MAVANTTKTSWRLQEIVAHSSNVVCLALGKNSGRLLATGGEDCRVNIWAVSKPNCIMSLTGHNNPVECVKFNNSEEQVVAGSQSGSLRVWDLEAAKILRTLMGHKANICSLDFHPFGEYLASGSMDTNIKLWDVRRKGCVFRYKGHTQAVRCLAFSPDGKWLASASDDSTIKLWDLTAGKMITEFTAHTGAINIIQFHPNEYLLASGSSDRTIKLWDLEKFKMIGSSEGEMGPVRCLAFNLDGCCLYSGAVDSLRVYGWEPNRCFDVVPVGWGKVADLAICNHQLIGVSYNLTNVSSYVVDLTRVKKSGSVIQGVIQDDQPLTEPSPKGSTLRRNYDRPLTTCSTQRVKQSSESDRRSPEGERRSPSSEDEKESSAEIRNPEDYKEIFQPKSAISRTPPKSEPFPAPLEDESFVVRANQGLVEFMTPMTDRQQPGLLLNLPVASSTPVLRVEPTMVATAPRPIPVVTTRPPTSNHPPAPHPAPPPVVAMAKAKPQPSVILSTRNEPIGLNVGDFLPPARNNRPSVLGDDEALAQIRKGHDTMCVMLTSRHKNLDTIRAVWGSGDVKTSLDSAVSMKDLSIVVDILNIVNLKPSLWKLDLCTSILPQIEELLQSKYESYVQTGCTSLKLILKRFWPLISDTLTAPPSVGVDITREERHQKCKACYKQLKNLSNVVKNKADQVGRHGSAFKELQLLMAPLDY, via the exons ATGGCTGTGGCCAACACCACCAAAACATCATGGCGATTAC AGGAGATTGTAGCCCACTCCAGTAATGTGGTGTGTCTGGCACTGGGGAAGAACTCAGGCCGTCTGCTAGCCACTGGGGGAGAGGACTGCCGAGTCAACATCTGGGCAGTCAGCAAACCCAACTGCATCATG AGTCTGACAGGACATAATAACCCAGTGGAGTGTGTAAAGTTTAATAACTCTGAGGAGCAGGTGGTGGCTGGCTCACAGTCCGGATCACTGCGCGTATGGGACCTGGAGGCTGCAAAGA TCCTAAGAACTCTAATGGGACACAAGGCCAATATCTGCAGCTTGGACTTCCACCCATTTGGGGAATACCTGGCATCTGGTTCCATGGACACCAACAtcaag ctGTGGGATGTACGGAGAAAGGGCTGTGTGTTCAGGTACAAG ggACACACTCAGGCAGTGAGGTGCCTGGCCTTCAGTCCAGATGGGAAATGGTTGGCCTCTGCTAGTGATGACAGCACCATCAAG CTGTGGGACCTGACTGCAGGGAAGATGATCACAGAGTTTACAGCACACACCGGAGCCATCAACATCATCCAGTTCCACCCCAACGAGTATCTGCTAGCGTCAGGCAGCTCTGACCG GACCATCAAACTGTGGGATCTGGAAAAGTTCAAGATGATTGGCTcttcagagggagagatgggaccaGTCAG gtgtctGGCCTTTAACCTGGATGGCTGCTGTCTGTATAGTGGAGCTGTGGACTCTCTCCGTGTGTATGGCTGGGAGCCCAACCGCTGCTTTGATGTGGTGCCAGTGGGCTGGGGCAAGGTGGCAGACCTGGCTATCTGCAACCACCAGCTG aTTGGCGTGTCGTACAATCTGACTAATGTTTCGTCCTACGTGGTGGATTTGACGCGGGTGAAGAAGTCTGGCTCTGTGATCCAAGGCGTAATCCAGGACGACCAGCCACTCACAGAGCCCTCCCCGAAAGGATCCACGCTGCGACGCAACTACGACCGACCCCTGACCACCTGCAGCACACAGAG GGTAAAGCAGAGTTCTGAGTCAGACCGCCGCAGCcccgagggggagaggaggagcccCAGTAGCGAAGACGAGAAGGAGTCCTCCGCCGAGATCCGTAACCCCGAGGACTACAAAGAGATCTTCCAGCCAAAGAGCGCCATCT CTCGCACCCCCCCAAAGAGTGAGCCCTTCCCTGCCCCCTTGGAAGATG AGAGTTTTGTGGTGAGGGCTAACCAGGGGCTGGTGGAGTTCATGACTCCTATGACTGACAGACAGCAG CCCGGCCTGTTGTTAAACCTTCCTGTGGCATCGTCCACTCCGGTCCTGAGGGTGGAGCCTACCATGGTCGCCACGGCGCCCCGTCCCATCCCAGTGGTAACCACACGACCTCCGACCTCTAACCACCCCCCCGCACCCCACCCAGCCCCTCCACCGGTCGTTGCTATGGCGAAGGCCAAACCCCAGCCCAGCGTCATCCTCTCCACCAGGAATGAACCAATAGGACTCAACGTGGGAGATTTCCTgcct CCTGCTCGCAACAACCGGCCCAGTGTGCTGGGTGATGACGAGGCTCTGGCCCAGATCAGAAAGGGCCATGACACCATGTGTGTGATGCTCACCAGCCGACACAAGAACCTGGACACCATCAGAGCTGTGTGGGGCAGCGGGGACGTTAAG ACCTCCTTGGACTCGGCCGTGTCGATGAAGGATCTCTCTATCGTCGTGGACATCCTCAACATCGTTAACCTCAAACC GTCTCTATGGAAACTGGACCTGTGTACCTCTATCCTGCCCCAGATTGAAGAGCTGCTGCAAAGCAAGTATGAGAG TTACGTGCAGACGGGTTGCACCTCTCTGAAGCTGATCCTGAAGCGTTTCTGGCCTCTCATCTCAGACACGCTGACAGCGCCCCCCTCTGTTGGAGTGGATATAACACGGGAGGAACG CCACCAGAAGTGCAAGGCATGCTACAAGCAGCTGAAGAACCTCAGCAACGTGGTGAAGAACAAGGCCGACCAGGTGGGACGCCACGGCAGCGCCTTCAAAGAGCTGCAGCTGCTTATGGCCCCACTGGACTACTGA
- the LOC112248972 gene encoding katanin p80 WD40 repeat-containing subunit B1-like isoform X1 translates to MAVANTTKTSWRLQEIVAHSSNVVCLALGKNSGRLLATGGEDCRVNIWAVSKPNCIMSLTGHNNPVECVKFNNSEEQVVAGSQSGSLRVWDLEAAKILRTLMGHKANICSLDFHPFGEYLASGSMDTNIKLWDVRRKGCVFRYKGHTQAVRCLAFSPDGKWLASASDDSTIKLWDLTAGKMITEFTAHTGAINIIQFHPNEYLLASGSSDRTIKLWDLEKFKMIGSSEGEMGPVRCLAFNLDGCCLYSGAVDSLRVYGWEPNRCFDVVPVGWGKVADLAICNHQLIGVSYNLTNVSSYVVDLTRVKKSGSVIQGVIQDDQPLTEPSPKGSTLRRNYDRPLTTCSTQRVKQSSESDRRSPEGERRSPSSEDEKESSAEIRNPEDYKEIFQPKSAISRTPPKSEPFPAPLEDESFVVRANQGLVEFMTPMTDRQQYVCVSLQPGLLLNLPVASSTPVLRVEPTMVATAPRPIPVVTTRPPTSNHPPAPHPAPPPVVAMAKAKPQPSVILSTRNEPIGLNVGDFLPPARNNRPSVLGDDEALAQIRKGHDTMCVMLTSRHKNLDTIRAVWGSGDVKTSLDSAVSMKDLSIVVDILNIVNLKPSLWKLDLCTSILPQIEELLQSKYESYVQTGCTSLKLILKRFWPLISDTLTAPPSVGVDITREERHQKCKACYKQLKNLSNVVKNKADQVGRHGSAFKELQLLMAPLDY, encoded by the exons ATGGCTGTGGCCAACACCACCAAAACATCATGGCGATTAC AGGAGATTGTAGCCCACTCCAGTAATGTGGTGTGTCTGGCACTGGGGAAGAACTCAGGCCGTCTGCTAGCCACTGGGGGAGAGGACTGCCGAGTCAACATCTGGGCAGTCAGCAAACCCAACTGCATCATG AGTCTGACAGGACATAATAACCCAGTGGAGTGTGTAAAGTTTAATAACTCTGAGGAGCAGGTGGTGGCTGGCTCACAGTCCGGATCACTGCGCGTATGGGACCTGGAGGCTGCAAAGA TCCTAAGAACTCTAATGGGACACAAGGCCAATATCTGCAGCTTGGACTTCCACCCATTTGGGGAATACCTGGCATCTGGTTCCATGGACACCAACAtcaag ctGTGGGATGTACGGAGAAAGGGCTGTGTGTTCAGGTACAAG ggACACACTCAGGCAGTGAGGTGCCTGGCCTTCAGTCCAGATGGGAAATGGTTGGCCTCTGCTAGTGATGACAGCACCATCAAG CTGTGGGACCTGACTGCAGGGAAGATGATCACAGAGTTTACAGCACACACCGGAGCCATCAACATCATCCAGTTCCACCCCAACGAGTATCTGCTAGCGTCAGGCAGCTCTGACCG GACCATCAAACTGTGGGATCTGGAAAAGTTCAAGATGATTGGCTcttcagagggagagatgggaccaGTCAG gtgtctGGCCTTTAACCTGGATGGCTGCTGTCTGTATAGTGGAGCTGTGGACTCTCTCCGTGTGTATGGCTGGGAGCCCAACCGCTGCTTTGATGTGGTGCCAGTGGGCTGGGGCAAGGTGGCAGACCTGGCTATCTGCAACCACCAGCTG aTTGGCGTGTCGTACAATCTGACTAATGTTTCGTCCTACGTGGTGGATTTGACGCGGGTGAAGAAGTCTGGCTCTGTGATCCAAGGCGTAATCCAGGACGACCAGCCACTCACAGAGCCCTCCCCGAAAGGATCCACGCTGCGACGCAACTACGACCGACCCCTGACCACCTGCAGCACACAGAG GGTAAAGCAGAGTTCTGAGTCAGACCGCCGCAGCcccgagggggagaggaggagcccCAGTAGCGAAGACGAGAAGGAGTCCTCCGCCGAGATCCGTAACCCCGAGGACTACAAAGAGATCTTCCAGCCAAAGAGCGCCATCT CTCGCACCCCCCCAAAGAGTGAGCCCTTCCCTGCCCCCTTGGAAGATG AGAGTTTTGTGGTGAGGGCTAACCAGGGGCTGGTGGAGTTCATGACTCCTATGACTGACAGACAGCAG tatgtgtgtgtgtcactgcagCCCGGCCTGTTGTTAAACCTTCCTGTGGCATCGTCCACTCCGGTCCTGAGGGTGGAGCCTACCATGGTCGCCACGGCGCCCCGTCCCATCCCAGTGGTAACCACACGACCTCCGACCTCTAACCACCCCCCCGCACCCCACCCAGCCCCTCCACCGGTCGTTGCTATGGCGAAGGCCAAACCCCAGCCCAGCGTCATCCTCTCCACCAGGAATGAACCAATAGGACTCAACGTGGGAGATTTCCTgcct CCTGCTCGCAACAACCGGCCCAGTGTGCTGGGTGATGACGAGGCTCTGGCCCAGATCAGAAAGGGCCATGACACCATGTGTGTGATGCTCACCAGCCGACACAAGAACCTGGACACCATCAGAGCTGTGTGGGGCAGCGGGGACGTTAAG ACCTCCTTGGACTCGGCCGTGTCGATGAAGGATCTCTCTATCGTCGTGGACATCCTCAACATCGTTAACCTCAAACC GTCTCTATGGAAACTGGACCTGTGTACCTCTATCCTGCCCCAGATTGAAGAGCTGCTGCAAAGCAAGTATGAGAG TTACGTGCAGACGGGTTGCACCTCTCTGAAGCTGATCCTGAAGCGTTTCTGGCCTCTCATCTCAGACACGCTGACAGCGCCCCCCTCTGTTGGAGTGGATATAACACGGGAGGAACG CCACCAGAAGTGCAAGGCATGCTACAAGCAGCTGAAGAACCTCAGCAACGTGGTGAAGAACAAGGCCGACCAGGTGGGACGCCACGGCAGCGCCTTCAAAGAGCTGCAGCTGCTTATGGCCCCACTGGACTACTGA